The window CGCCGCTGGCTGCTGACCGACGCACGCAAGCTGGACGAGCGCGCGCTGCCGCTGATGGTGCAGCGGTTTGCTCATCTGGCCGCACCGCGCGGCACCGCGGTCGAAGGTGAACTACCGAATCCGCGACTGCGAGTCGAGCCCGTGGAGCGCGATCGCCTGATGGCGCAGTTGGGGCTCGTGCGCCCGTCACGCTTGGTCTGCTTCTGCCCCGGCGCCGAATACGGGCCGGCCAAACGCTGGCCGCCGCACTACTTCGGCGAACTCGCCGCCGCGCTGGCCGCCGAGGGCAATGCGGTCTGGATCGTCGGTTCATCCAGGGAACGCGACATCGGTGAAGCGATTCGCGAAAGCAGCGCGGGCGTCGCGCTGAATCTTTGCGGACGCACGACTCTCGACCAGGCAGTGGTGGTGTTGTCCGGGGCGGACATGGTCGTGACCAACGATTCCGGCCTCATGCATGTCGCCGCGGCGCTCGATCGCCCGATGGTCGCGCTGTACGGCTCCAGTTCGCCCGCGTTCACGCCGCCGCTGTCCGGACGCGCGCAAATCCTCAAGCTGGATGTCCCCTGCAGTCCGTGCTTCGAACGCACGTGTCCGCTCGGACATTTCGACTGTATGATGAAACTCATGCCGGGCCGGGTACTTGCAGAAATCCACGGGCACTCTGCATTGTGATCACCAAAAATTGCGCCACGCCGCAGGACGCGGAGCAGGCGTTTTATCGCGCCTTCGAACATGCCGACCTGGTCGAGATGATGGCGGTATGGGCCGAGGAAGAAGACATCGTCTGCGTCCATCCGGGAGGCGGACGCCACAGCGGCCTGGTCGAAGTGCGCGAATCCTGGCGGCAGATTTTTTCCCAAGGGCCGCGCCTGCGCTTCCGGCTTGCGGGAAACCGCGTCTTCGCCGGACGCATGCTGTCGGTACACAGCGTATACGAACATGTGGCAGTGGCGGGCGATCCGCGACCAGCCAATCCGGTCCTCTCCACGAACATCTATCTGCTCACCGATCGCGGTTGGCGCATGCTGGTCCATCACGCGTCGCCGCTCGCGCCCGAAGCCGCGCCGCAGGAAGCACCGCCGTCCGTCCTTCACTGATGCGGCCCTACCGTGCGCCCTGGTGGCTGCCGGGCGGCCACCTGCAGACAATCTATCCGTATTTCCTGCTCAAGCGCCGTCCGCCGCCTTATCGTCGCGAACGCTGGGAAACGCCGGACGGCGACTTCATCGATCTCGACTGGGTGGACGAAAGCGCCGATCGCGCGCCGCTGATGGCGTTGTTCCACGGCCTCGAAGGCGGTTCGGGCAGTCACTATGCGACCGCGCTGATGCGTGCGGCTGCGCGCCGCCACTGGCGCGGCGTCGTCATCCATTTCCGCGGCTGCAGCGGCGAACCTAACTGGTTGCCGCGCGCCTATCACTCCGGAGACGCCGACGAGATCGCCTGGATACTGCGGCGCCTGCGCGCACTCAATCCCGCGATCCCGTTATTTGCGGCCGGCGTATCGCTCGGTGGCAATGCGTTGCTGAAATGGCTCGGACGCAGCCAAGCGTCCGCACGCGGAATTATCGATGCGGCGGCGGCCGTTTCGGCGCCAGTGGACCTGATGACGGCGGGAGACTTGCTGGGCACCGGCGTGAACCGGCTGTACGGCCATCATTTCCTGCAAACGCTGAAGAGAAAAAGCCTCGCGAAGCTGGAACGTTTCCCGGCCCTGTACGCAGCACACGTCGTGCGAAACGCGCGCACTCTTCGCGAATTCGACAACGTCGTGACAGCGCCTTTGCACGGTTACCTGGATACCGACGACTACTGGACGCGCGCGAGCAGCAAACCCGATCTCGGTGGCATCGCAGTGCCGACGCTGATCGTGCACGCGCGCAACGACCCCTTTCTGCCCGGCCGCTATCTGCCCGCAGCCAGCGAAGTCTCGGCCAGCGTCACCCTGGATTTACCGGAGGGCGGCGGACATACCGGGTTCGCATCGGGGCCCTTTCCGGGCCACCTCGACTGGTTGCCGGAGCGGCTGCTGGCCTTCTTTTCCGAAAAAATCACGACAAAGAGGCAATCGGCTCGCCAGTAACCTCGGCGCAGACTATGCAGGTCGCGTGTGTGATAATCGTCCGCAAACCAACTCCCTTTCCACCATGTCCGCCATCCCGTCCGAAATCTTCAAGGCTTACGATATCCGTGGCGTCGTCGGCAAGACGCTTACCCCCGAAATCGCCGAGTCGGTTGGCCGCGCGATAGGTTCGCAGGCGCGCGAACTCGGCCGGGACAAGGTCTGCATCGGCCGCGATGGCCGGCTGTCCGGCCCGTCCCTGTCGCAAGCGCTGGCGCGCGGCCTGCAAGCAGCGGGCGTGGATGTCATCGACGTCGGGCGGGTGACCACGCCGATGCTGTATTTCGCGACCCATCATTTGCAGACGGGATCGGGCGTGATGGTGACCGGCAGCCACAATCCGCCGGACTACAACGGACTCAAGATGGTGATCGCGGGAGAAACACTCTCGGGCGAGGCCATCCAGGAACTGCGCAAGCGCATCGAATCGAACAAGCTGGCCTCGGGCAACGGCGCATACAGCCAGAACGAAGTGGCCGAGGCTTATCTGAAGCGCATTACCGGCGACGTCAAACTGAAGAGAAAAATGCGCATCGCGGTAGACTGTGGAAATGGCGTGCCGGGTGCATTCGCCCCGGATCTGTTTCGCCGCCTTGGCTGCGACGTCGAGGAGTTGTTCTGCGAAGTCGACGGTAATTTTCCAAATCACCATCCCGATCCCTCGCAACCGGAGAACCTGAAGGACCTGATCGCCGCGCTTGAAAAAGGCGATGCGGAAATCGGCCTGGCCTTCGATGGCGACGGCGACCGCCTCGGCGTGGTCACCAAGCAGGGTAAGATTATCTTCCCGGACCGGCAATTGATGCTGTTCGCCGCCGACGTGCTGAAGCGCAATCCGGGCGCGGAAATCCTGTTCGACGTCAAGTGCACGCGCAATCTGGCGCCCTGGATTCGTGGTCACGGCGGCAAACCGACGATGTGGAAGACCGGACACTCCCTGATCAAGGCCAAAATGAAGGAAACCGGCGCACTGCTGGCGGGGGAAATGAGCGGCCACGTTTTTTTCAAGGAGCGCTGGTACGGCTTCGACGATGGCGCCTATGCCGGCGCGCGGCTGCTTGAAATCCTGAGCGCCGTTGCCGGTATCAAGGCAGCGTTCGATACACTTCCCGATTCGATCAACACACCCGAACTGCAGATCAAGCTCGGCGAGGGCGAGAACTACGCGCTGATCGGGAAACTGCAGAAGACCGCCAAATTTCCCACGGCACGCGAGGTCATCACGCTGGACGGGTTGCGGGTCGAGTATGCGGACGGTTTCGGCCTGGCGCGTTCGTCGAACACCACGCCGGTGGTGGTGCTGCGCTTCGAAGCAGACGACACGGCCGCACTCAAGCGCATCCAGGAGGATTTCCGTCGCGTGCTGCAGGAAAGCAGGCCGGGCGTGCAACTGCCGTTCTGATCGCGTAACGCAACCGCAGCGGGTCATCGCACGCCGCGGCTTTCCGGCTAAAGAACTGCCTTCCCGCAACCGTTAACGGGATCGCGTGCATGTGCGCGCAGATTCCCTGTTGGTATACGCACGCCCCTTCGCTCATGGCCGAACCAAACCCCGCACCGGCTGAAGCCGTTGCAGACGAGCCGCCCGTCTATCAATTCGAGGATATGCGGCTGAAAGCCGGCGACCGGCTGCAAATGCAGTTGCCGGCGAGCGTGACCCACGAAAGGCCCATCGTGCGGCTGATCGGTTATCTCGACAAGCAATGCCTGCTGGTCACCGCACCCGCCGGCCTCGGCTTGCAGAAACCGCTGATGGAAGGCGATCGCGTAATCGCGCGCGTTTTCATGGGACAGGGCGCATTCGGCTTCGTCAGCTTCGTGGACAAAGTCATCCGGGTGCCATTCGATTATCTGCATCTGTCCTTCCCGAAGCAAATCCAGGGCTTGATGGTACGCAAGGCGCCACGGGTAAAAACCGAAATCGCCGCAACGGTCGAGACCTCCTCCGGGAATGCCGAGGCGCACGTCTCAAACTTGTCTGCGACCGGCATGTTGCTGCACTCCGCGACGGCCCTTGGCGCCAATGGCGATAATTTGTCGGTCACGCTGCCGCTGAACCTGTACGACGTCAAAACCGAGCTCAGGCTGCGCGGCAGGATCAAGGCTGTCAGCTCGGCCGCGATCGAGGGTGGGGGCGACGAGCATCGATGCGGCGTGGAGTTTCTGGACCTGCAACCGAACGAAACGCTGATCCTGCAAAGCGTCGTCCATCATGAGCTGGCGAAACATCCCCACAGCGTGGTCTGAACCCGCGGTAATCCGTTTTTACCGCTCTTCGAGGACTTTTTTCAGGTTCGCGAGCCCGGAGCGATAAGCACCGTTCAGAAAATCCAGCGCCGCCTTGTCGTCCTGTCCTTCGGGAGGCTGCTCGGTCCAGTAAGCGAGCCGCTTGAAGCGCCCGCGCCACTCGACGATCGAACGGCCGTCACCGGCATCCTTGACATCAATTCCGAGTAGTAGTCGGATGCCCGCACCACGCCATCCACGTAGGTATAGGCCATGCGCCGGTTGTCGGGATCGTAGTCGAGCAGCTTTTCCGTGACCTGGGTGCCGTCGCTGCGACGTCGCAACACACGGATCGCGCCGGTTTCGTTGCGCTCGTGCAATATCAGGCGGCTGGATTCGGTGCCCGGCGCCCAGCGCTGAATGCCGCCGAAATCGCCCGCCATCGCCCACACTTGTTCCGCTGGCGCGTCGATCGTGATCGTGTGGAAGATGGTCAGTTCCAGCGCATCCGCGAACGCGGATAACGAGCTTGCGGCGAGCGACAGTCCCGCCATCCAGTATGCCAGTCCGTTCATGCTCCCCTCCCGGCCGGCGATGCCGGCGTTTGAGCGATTCTCTGCTTCACCCAGTCGCTCACGCTGTCCAGCGCCTCGGACAATTTCGTCGGGTCCGTTCCGCCGGCCTGCGCCATGTCCGCTCTTCCCCCACCCTTGCCGCCTACCTGCTGTGCGACGAAATTGACGAGCTCGCCCGCCTTCACTTTCGCGGTGAGGTCGGACGTGACACCTGCGATCAGCGTGACCTTCCCGCTTTCGACGGCGCCAAGCACGATGGCCGCCGACTTGAGCTTGTCCTTGAGCTTGTCCATTGTTTCACGCAGCGTTTTCGCGTCTGCGCCGTCCAGCTTCGCAGCCAGCACCTTTGCTCCGTCCACGTCAATCGCCTGCCCAGCAAGATCATCGCCCTGCGAACTCGCGAGTTTGGACTTGAGGCGTGTGAGCTCCTTTTCCAGCGCCTTCTTCTCATCTAGAAGATTGTTTACCGCTGCTTCCACCATTCCACCTCCGGGTCCCACCCTGAGATGCCTGGCGACTTCGTGCAATTCCTGCAGCTGGTTCATCATCATTGCGAGCGCGCTCACACCGGTGGTGGCCTCAACGCGGCGAATTCCCGCAGCGACCCCGCTTTCCGAATAGATCTTGAACACGCCGATATCGCCGGTGCGTGACACATGCGTACCGCCACACAGTTCGCGTGAGTTGCCAATGTCCAGCACACGCACCTCGTCGCCATATTTCTCGCCGAACAGCATCATGGCGCCTGATTTTTTTGCCTCCTCAATCGGCATGATCTGGGCTTTGGTCGCGACGTTTTGCATTATCTGATCATTGACCAGGAGTTCGACCCTGCGAATTTCCTCGTCCGTCATCGGCTTGTCTTGGGCAAAGTCGAAGCGCGTCTTGTCCGCGTCGACCAGAGAGCCCTTCTGCTGCACGTGCGGACCCAGCACGTCGCGCAGGGCCTTGTGCATGATGTGGGTGACCGAATGGTTGCGCATGGTGCGCGCGCGCAGGGCCGTGTCCACCCGCGCCTCGAGCTGGTCGCCAACCTTCAGCGTGCCCGCCTTGAGCGTGCCGTGGTGGCCGAAGACCTCGGCCTGAATCTTCTGCGTGTCGGCGACCTCGAATGTGCCGCCGGCGGCCACCAATTCGCCCTTGTCACCCACCTGGCCGCCGGACTCGGCGTAGAAGGGCGTGGCATCCAGCACCACGATGGCCTTTTGCCCTGAGGCGATCTCCTGCACGGCCGTTCCGTCGACGTAGATCGCCGTCACCTTGCCCTCGCCGGCGAGCCGCTCGTAGCCGGTAAAGCGCGTCTTGTCGCCGGTGTACTCGACGCCCAGGCTGGTCTTGAACTTACCCGCGGCACGCGCCTGCTCGCGCTGACGTGACATCGCCGACTCGAAGCCCGCCATGTCCAGGGTGATGCCGCGCTCGCGGGCGATGTCCGCCGTCAGGTCGACCGGAAATCCGAACGTGTCGTAGAGCTGGAATACAGTTTCCCCGTCGAGCATCCTGTCTTCGCGGTGCAATGCGTTCTCCAGCATCTTCATACCGTTTTCCAGGGTTTCGGCGAAGCGCTCTTCTTCCTGCCTGAGCACGTCGGTGACGCGCTGCTGCGCGACGCGCAGCTCGGGATACGCGTCACCCATCACGCGCGCGAGTTCCGCGACCAGCTTATGGAAGAACGGCCGGTTCTGTCCGAGTTTGTATCCGTGGCGAATCGCACGCCGGATGATCCGGCGCAGCACGTAACCGCGGCCTTCGTTGCCGGGGATGACGCCATCTACGATCAGGAAGGAACAGGCACGGATGTGGTCCGCGATCACGTTCAGGGAACTCGACGCAAGGTCCTTCGCCCCGGTCACTTTCGCGGCCGCCTTGATGAGGTCCTGAAACAGGTCGATTTCGTAATTGCTGTGCACGCCTTGCAGCACCGCGGCGATGCGTTCCAGACCCATGCCGGTGTCCACCGACGGTTTCGGCAGCGGATGCATGGTGCCGGACTCGTCGCGATTGAACTGCATGAACACCAGATTCCAGATTTCGATGTAGCGGTCACCATCGGCGTCGGGCGTTCCCGGCGGCCCGCCGGGGATGCCGGACCCATGGTCGTAAAAGATCTCCGTGCAGGGACCGCAAGGCCCGGTGTCGCCCATCTGCCAGAAGTTGTCGCTCTGGAATTTCTGCCCGCCCGGCTTGTCGCCGATGCGCGCGATGCGCTCTTTCGGCACCTTGATGTCGTTGGCCCAGACGTCGTAGGCGTCGTTGTCGGTTTCGTATACGGTGACCCAGAGGAGGTTCGGATCGAGCCCGTATTCCTTCGTCAGCAGTTCCCAGGCGAAACGAATGGCGTCGCGCTTGAAATAGTCGCCGAAACTGAAATTGCCCAGCATCTCGAAGAAGGTGTGGTGGCGCGCGGTATAGCCGACATTCTCCAGGTCGTTGTGCTTGCCGCCCGCGCGCACGCAACGCTGCGACGTGGTGGCACGCACATAAGGACGCTTGTCCTGGCCGAGGAACACATCCTTGAACTGCACCATGCCGGCGTTGGTGAACAGAAGCGTCGGATCGTTGCCCGGGACCAGCGGGCTGGACCCCACGATGGCATGGCCCTGCCTCTCGAAATATTCGAGGAAACGCGTGCGGATTTCGCTGCTATTCATTTGCTGTTGAACCGTCCAAATAGATCCTCAACCTTGCACCACGGAGTACACGGAGGAAAAACAAGACAACAAAAAGCGAATTGGCGAGAAAATCGGGGTGACTGTTCGCGAATCCGAACTGGCAATTTTTTGCCACGGATCATCATTCCATGAAAGATTCCGACCCGCACATTTTCCTTGCCCTTGGTTTTCTCCGTGTCCTCCGTGGTTCAATCCTGTCTCTGCTTTGTCCTCAATCTTCGCACGATTTCTTCAGCACCGCATGCACGATCTCGGCCGAAAATCCCCGGCTGGCGAGGAATCGCGACTGCCTGGCGCGCTCTTCCAGCGTCGTGGGCAGGCTGCCGAATTTCTTTTTCCACACCGCGCGCGCCGCTTCGACCTCGCTGTCCTTCAACTGGGATTGCGCTGCCACGAGTGCGGCGTCAGACACACCCTTTTCGCGCAGTTCGTGAAGGATGCGGGCCGCCCCGAACCTGCGCCTGCGCACGGTGGTTGTGTGCTCGACGAAGCGCGCCTCGGACAGCCAGCCGCGCTTTTCCAGATCGTCGAGCAGGGGCTCGATTTCGTCCGGATCTTCGGCAAAGGGTTGCAGCTTGGCCTGCAGTTCCTGCCGGGAATGTTCGCGCCGCGCCAGGGCTTTCAGCGCGCGGGCGCGCAGGCTGAGCGGTCGCGCCGGCAACTTGAGGCGCTACTCCGCTTTGACAACCTGCGCCAACGGCTTTTCGGCAACGTGGGCGCGAATCTTGGTCTCGATCTCCCTGGCGATCTCAGGGTGTTCCTTGAGGAATTCCCGGGTGTTGTCCTTGCCCTGGCCAATGCGATCCTTGCCGTAGCTGTACCAGGCGCCGGATTTCTCGATCATCTTATAGAGCACGCCCAGTTCGATGAGCTCGCCTTCGAGTGAAATGCCCTCGCCGTAGAGAATGTCGAATTCAGCCTGGCGAAACGGCGGCGCCACCTTGTTCTTCACCACCTTGGCGCGGGTCTCGTTGCCGACCACCTCCTCGCCCTTCTTGATCGAGCCAATGCGGCGGATGTCGATGCGCACGGAGGCATAGAATTTCAGGGCATTGCCTCCGGTCGTGGTTTCGGGGTTGCCGAACATGACACCGATCTTCATGCGGATCTGGTTGATGAAAATCACCAGCGTGTTGGAACGCTTGATGTTGGCGGTCAGTTTTCGCAGGGCCTGAGACATCAGCCGCGCCTGCAGGCCCATCTGCGGCTCGCCCATCTCGCCTTCGATTTCCGCTTTCGGGGTCAGTGCCGCAACCGAGTCGACCACCACGACGTCCACCGATCCGGAACGCACCAGCATGTCGGCGATCTCCAGCGCCTGCTCACCGTTGTCAGGCTGCGAGATCAGCAGCTCGGAAACGTTGCAACCGAGCTTCTGCGCATATTGCGGATCGAGCGCGTGCTCGGCGTCGATGAACGCAGCGGTTCCGCCGATTTTCTGCATCTGCGCGATGACCGACAAGGTCAGCGTGGTCTTGCCCGAGGACTCCGGTCCGTAGATTTCCACGATGCGCCCGCGCGGCAGACCGCCGATGCCAAGTGCCAGGTCCAGGCCCAGCGAGCCGGTGGAAACCACTTCCACATCCTTGGCTATGTCCTTTTCGCCAAGGCGCATGATCGAGCCCTTGCCGAACTGTTTTTCGATCTGGGAAAGGGCGGCGGCAAGTGCCTTGCTTCGATTTTCGTCCATGCAGTTTTCCTCTCTTGTGAACGCAGCATTATTGCATAACAACGCCGGGGCGCCGGAGCTGCAATTTCCGCGCTTTTTCAGGCACCTGCCGCCCATGCTCGGAACATGCGCGGGCTTGTTAAAGGCGCTTGCGGTTTTGCCGTAACCAGAACATGTTGGCCGCGTCCGCTCCAAAAAAAATCAATCGCTTCGAGATTCAGCGCACCCTCGGCGCGGGCGCGCAGGGGACGGTCTACCTGGCCCGCGACACCCGGCTCAACAGACGAGTCGCGATCAAGACACCCGTGGTCGGCGGCAAGGCGGAGGAGCACCGGCGCCGCGTCGATACCCTGCTGGCCGAGGCGCGCATGGTCAGCCAGCTTTCGCATCCGAACGTGGTCCCACTGTTCGATGCGGGCGAGGAAAGCGAACTGCCCTTCCTGGTGTTCGAATACGTCGAGGGCACCGTGCTTTCGCAGATGATCAAGCGCGAGCGCCGCCTGTCACCGTCGCGCGCCGTCGCGATCGCAGTCGAACTGCTCGCCGCACTCGGTTACGCCCATCACAAGGGTGTGATGCACCGGGACATCAAGCCCGGCAACATCATGCTGACCGCCGACGGCGGCACGCGGGTCATGGACTTCGGCATTGCCCAGCGGATCGCCGACAACACCCCTGACACGCCGGACGGCTTGCGCGGCACGCCCTGCTATCTCGCGCCGGAATACGTGAACAGCGGCCTCTACACGCCAAGATGCGACCTCTATTCGGCCGGCGTCGTGCTCTACGAGATGCTGACCGGCCGGCCCGCGGTGAACGGCCGCAACGTCTTCGAGATCCTGCACCGCGCCGCCAACGAGTCCATCGCCGCGCCCTCCACGCTGAATCCCGAGGTCGACGAAAAGCTCGACGACCTGGTGTTCAAGGCACTGGCACCGCAACCGGAACGCCGCTACGCCAGTGCCGAGGAAATGGAAGAGGCGTTGCGCGAATACCTGGACCCCGCCGCCTCCGCCGACGGTCCCGGCGCAGACGCCAGCGGCACGCTCGAGTTCCTGCTGCGGCGAATGCGCCACAAGAGCGACTTCCCGGCGCTGTCCAACACCATCAGCACGATCAACCGCGTCACCGGATCGGCCGATGAAAATGCATCCGCGCTGTCCAACACCATCCTCAAGGATTTCGCACTGACCAACAAGCTGTTGCGGCTGGTCAACACTGCTTACTTCGGACAGTACGGCGGCACCATCAGCACCGTGTCGCGGGCCGTCGTCATACTCGGCTTCGACCGCATCCGCAGCGTGGCGATGACCCTGATGCTGATGGAGCATCTGCAGAACAAGGCCCAGGCCGCGCAGTTGAAGGAAGACGTCGTAGCGGGCTACTTCAGCGGACTGCTGGCGCGCGAACTTGTCGCCAAGGCCAACATCCGCGACGGCGAGGAGGCTTTCATCTGCACCGTGTTCCACGATCTCGGCCGGTTGCTGGCACGCTTCTATCTCGTGGAAGAAGCGCTGCAGATCGATCGCCTGGTGGAACAGGGCACCGCCGACGAGAAGCAGGCGTCGCTGAAAGTGCTGGGCATCAGCTTCGAGGAACTGGGCGTTGGCGTGGCCCGTGCCTGGAATTTTCCTGAACGCATGGTGCAGAGCATGCGCAAGCTGCCGGACGAGCAGGTGCGCCGGCCGTCAGGCGCCGAAGATCGGTTGCGTGCAATTGCGGAACTGAGTTCGAACCTTTGCGCCACCCTTCGCGAATCCGATGCGCGGGCACGCGACCAGCGCATGCACGCGCTGGTCGCCAAGTTCGGCAAGGGTCTGAATGTCACCCCGCAGACCCTGGAGACTGCAATCCAGCAATCGATGCTCGATCTCAAGCGCGATGCGGCCGCGCTCGATCTGCGCGCGGCGGATGGTTTCCTGGCCCGTGTCGCCCTGGCGGTAAAAGCGGAAAAACCGACCGCGGGACAAACGCGGACCGATCAATTGCAGACCGCCATCGAGCACGCAACGCTGACGACACCGGTGGCCGCCCTGCCGGAAGAAGGCGCGCCACGGGAATCAAACCGCAAAGCGCTGCTCACGGCCGGCATCCAGGACATCACCAACGCCCTGGTCAGCGACTATCAGTTGAATGATGTCCTGCGCATCATCCTCGAAGCGATGTACCGCGGCATGGGTTTTACGCGTGTTCTGCTATGCGTGCGCGATCCATCCACCCATACCCTCAAGGGACGCTTCGGCTTCGGCGCGAACATAGACGAGATCATTCGCAAGGGTTTCGGCATCCCGATCGGCGGCTCGCGCGACGTGTTCCAGGCAGCCATCACCAATGGCGCAGATATTCTGATAGAAGACACCGAAGCGGAGAGCATCCGTTCGCATGTTCCGGACTGGTTCCGAAAACTGATTCCGGCGCAGTCGTTCGTGCTGTTTCCTATCCTCATCAACAAGAAACCGATTGGGATGCTGTACGGCGACGCGGACGCCG is drawn from Betaproteobacteria bacterium and contains these coding sequences:
- the waaF gene encoding lipopolysaccharide heptosyltransferase II, which translates into the protein MTRILVVAPSWVGDALLSQPLLTLLKQRDPRSTIDVLGPGWALPIFRRMREVDEAIESPFAHGELALRERLHVGLQLRAGLYDRAYVLPNSFKSALAPLFARIPERIGFVGEARRWLLTDARKLDERALPLMVQRFAHLAAPRGTAVEGELPNPRLRVEPVERDRLMAQLGLVRPSRLVCFCPGAEYGPAKRWPPHYFGELAAALAAEGNAVWIVGSSRERDIGEAIRESSAGVALNLCGRTTLDQAVVVLSGADMVVTNDSGLMHVAAALDRPMVALYGSSSPAFTPPLSGRAQILKLDVPCSPCFERTCPLGHFDCMMKLMPGRVLAEIHGHSAL
- a CDS encoding nuclear transport factor 2 family protein; this encodes MTKNCATPQDAEQAFYRAFEHADLVEMMAVWAEEEDIVCVHPGGGRHSGLVEVRESWRQIFSQGPRLRFRLAGNRVFAGRMLSVHSVYEHVAVAGDPRPANPVLSTNIYLLTDRGWRMLVHHASPLAPEAAPQEAPPSVLH
- a CDS encoding hydrolase, producing MRPYRAPWWLPGGHLQTIYPYFLLKRRPPPYRRERWETPDGDFIDLDWVDESADRAPLMALFHGLEGGSGSHYATALMRAAARRHWRGVVIHFRGCSGEPNWLPRAYHSGDADEIAWILRRLRALNPAIPLFAAGVSLGGNALLKWLGRSQASARGIIDAAAAVSAPVDLMTAGDLLGTGVNRLYGHHFLQTLKRKSLAKLERFPALYAAHVVRNARTLREFDNVVTAPLHGYLDTDDYWTRASSKPDLGGIAVPTLIVHARNDPFLPGRYLPAASEVSASVTLDLPEGGGHTGFASGPFPGHLDWLPERLLAFFSEKITTKRQSARQ
- a CDS encoding phosphomannomutase/phosphoglucomutase, giving the protein MSAIPSEIFKAYDIRGVVGKTLTPEIAESVGRAIGSQARELGRDKVCIGRDGRLSGPSLSQALARGLQAAGVDVIDVGRVTTPMLYFATHHLQTGSGVMVTGSHNPPDYNGLKMVIAGETLSGEAIQELRKRIESNKLASGNGAYSQNEVAEAYLKRITGDVKLKRKMRIAVDCGNGVPGAFAPDLFRRLGCDVEELFCEVDGNFPNHHPDPSQPENLKDLIAALEKGDAEIGLAFDGDGDRLGVVTKQGKIIFPDRQLMLFAADVLKRNPGAEILFDVKCTRNLAPWIRGHGGKPTMWKTGHSLIKAKMKETGALLAGEMSGHVFFKERWYGFDDGAYAGARLLEILSAVAGIKAAFDTLPDSINTPELQIKLGEGENYALIGKLQKTAKFPTAREVITLDGLRVEYADGFGLARSSNTTPVVVLRFEADDTAALKRIQEDFRRVLQESRPGVQLPF
- a CDS encoding flagellar brake protein; this translates as MAEPNPAPAEAVADEPPVYQFEDMRLKAGDRLQMQLPASVTHERPIVRLIGYLDKQCLLVTAPAGLGLQKPLMEGDRVIARVFMGQGAFGFVSFVDKVIRVPFDYLHLSFPKQIQGLMVRKAPRVKTEIAATVETSSGNAEAHVSNLSATGMLLHSATALGANGDNLSVTLPLNLYDVKTELRLRGRIKAVSSAAIEGGGDEHRCGVEFLDLQPNETLILQSVVHHELAKHPHSVV
- a CDS encoding SRPBCC family protein: MNGLAYWMAGLSLAASSLSAFADALELTIFHTITIDAPAEQVWAMAGDFGGIQRWAPGTESSRLILHERNETGAIRVLRRRSDGTQVTEKLLDYDPDNRRMAYTYVDGVVRASDYYSELMSRMPVTAVRSSSGAGASSGSLTGPSSLPKDRTTRRRWIF
- the alaS gene encoding alanine--tRNA ligase — protein: MNSSEIRTRFLEYFERQGHAIVGSSPLVPGNDPTLLFTNAGMVQFKDVFLGQDKRPYVRATTSQRCVRAGGKHNDLENVGYTARHHTFFEMLGNFSFGDYFKRDAIRFAWELLTKEYGLDPNLLWVTVYETDNDAYDVWANDIKVPKERIARIGDKPGGQKFQSDNFWQMGDTGPCGPCTEIFYDHGSGIPGGPPGTPDADGDRYIEIWNLVFMQFNRDESGTMHPLPKPSVDTGMGLERIAAVLQGVHSNYEIDLFQDLIKAAAKVTGAKDLASSSLNVIADHIRACSFLIVDGVIPGNEGRGYVLRRIIRRAIRHGYKLGQNRPFFHKLVAELARVMGDAYPELRVAQQRVTDVLRQEEERFAETLENGMKMLENALHREDRMLDGETVFQLYDTFGFPVDLTADIARERGITLDMAGFESAMSRQREQARAAGKFKTSLGVEYTGDKTRFTGYERLAGEGKVTAIYVDGTAVQEIASGQKAIVVLDATPFYAESGGQVGDKGELVAAGGTFEVADTQKIQAEVFGHHGTLKAGTLKVGDQLEARVDTALRARTMRNHSVTHIMHKALRDVLGPHVQQKGSLVDADKTRFDFAQDKPMTDEEIRRVELLVNDQIMQNVATKAQIMPIEEAKKSGAMMLFGEKYGDEVRVLDIGNSRELCGGTHVSRTGDIGVFKIYSESGVAAGIRRVEATTGVSALAMMMNQLQELHEVARHLRVGPGGGMVEAAVNNLLDEKKALEKELTRLKSKLASSQGDDLAGQAIDVDGAKVLAAKLDGADAKTLRETMDKLKDKLKSAAIVLGAVESGKVTLIAGVTSDLTAKVKAGELVNFVAQQVGGKGGGRADMAQAGGTDPTKLSEALDSVSDWVKQRIAQTPASPAGRGA
- the recX gene encoding recombination regulator RecX; translation: MPARPLSLRARALKALARREHSRQELQAKLQPFAEDPDEIEPLLDDLEKRGWLSEARFVEHTTTVRRRRFGAARILHELREKGVSDAALVAAQSQLKDSEVEAARAVWKKKFGSLPTTLEERARQSRFLASRGFSAEIVHAVLKKSCED
- the recA gene encoding recombinase RecA, with the protein product MDENRSKALAAALSQIEKQFGKGSIMRLGEKDIAKDVEVVSTGSLGLDLALGIGGLPRGRIVEIYGPESSGKTTLTLSVIAQMQKIGGTAAFIDAEHALDPQYAQKLGCNVSELLISQPDNGEQALEIADMLVRSGSVDVVVVDSVAALTPKAEIEGEMGEPQMGLQARLMSQALRKLTANIKRSNTLVIFINQIRMKIGVMFGNPETTTGGNALKFYASVRIDIRRIGSIKKGEEVVGNETRAKVVKNKVAPPFRQAEFDILYGEGISLEGELIELGVLYKMIEKSGAWYSYGKDRIGQGKDNTREFLKEHPEIAREIETKIRAHVAEKPLAQVVKAE